DNA sequence from the Salvelinus alpinus chromosome 7, SLU_Salpinus.1, whole genome shotgun sequence genome:
cacgctgtctgccatctgcccggtgcaGTTGAAACCacgattcatccgtgaagagcacacttctttaGCGTGCCAGTGACCATCAAATggtgaacatttgcccactgaagtcgattACGACACCGAACAGCAGtcaagtcaagaccctggtgaggacgacgagcacgcagatgagcttccctgagacggtttctgacagttggtgcagaaattcttctgttgtgctaacccacagtttcatcagctgtccggatgtgttgtctcagaccatcccgcatgtgtgggctggcgtggttacacgtggtctgcggttgtgaggccggttggacgtactgccaaattctatataacgacgttggaggtggcttatggtagagaaattcacattaaattatctggaaacagctctggtggatattcctgcagtcagcaagtCAATTGCAAGCTCCATCAAAACTTGAGtaatctgtggtattgtgttgtgtgacacaactgcacattttagagttgccttttattgtccccagcacaaggttcacctgtgtaatgatcatgctgtttaatcagcttcttgacatgccacacctgtcaggtggatggattatcttggcaaaggagaaatgctcactaacagggatttaaacaaatttgtgcacaacatttgagagaaattcactttttgtgtgtatggaacatttctgtgatcttttatttcagctcatgaaacatggtcccaacattttacatgttgcgtttatatttttattcagtatatttAAGAGGTTACATATCAGAAAAGTAGAAACAAGACTTCAGTTGATTTAATAAAGAACATTCATTAGATAGTACTGCAAATTACACAGACAACAGTACCAGGAAAAATACCTAGCAATTCAATATATTAATTCACATCGCATTCACAGCAAACATCAATAAATACACAAATCCATCAACATGACATGATCTTTGATGAATCTTTATCAGCGATTTTCAATGCACATCAAGCTATCCAATGCAGAGGAAAGCTCTCTTCAGAAAAGTATTCAATCACTCTGTGGAGAGAGAAAACAACTCATTTGATAAACTTCATCACTTGCTTTACTTGCTGACAAATCAGGGGTAATATGTCTCTAATGATTGTTGTGAAATGTGaattggaggtggaggtggattcTTGCTGTACTAACCAGATCATCAAGATCATCCATCGCAGGTGGCCCTCCTTTCTTGTTCCCCATATCCTGAATCATCTAAAATGGAAAACCATTCATTAAAGCCACACTGATGTGCAAACCTTCAAACATAGACATAGACTAAGCCCATTTGGCAGTTACACGTACGTCAAAGTATTGCTCGTACTCCGCCATTCCCTCGTCCTCTTCATTCTCCCAGTCTTTCCAGTTATCAAAGTCTACAGCCATCCAATGTGGCTACAAGGGACAGAATAATGTTGGGAGAGAGAGCATGTTGATACGCATATTGTCAGTTAGAAGGTAGTCTGCAATATGTGTAGCATGGTGACTTTCTGCTTTCAGTAGTCAACAATAACAACCTTTGAATCAACCGAGTCTATTGGCTCATTCCAGTGTGAGCATGCCCCAAGGGAGGGCACAAATCGTCTCCGTCGCTCCGTTGTTCACGACGACGTCATATTGCGGAGTCTACCTCCAACACACGAAGCATTAGTCTACCCTTACACTGCTCTTCGCTCGTCTAAGTGGAAGATCAAATGTTCCAGTACCTTGAGATCGGCATCTTTCTGAAGTCGAGGCCATGCGACATTTTCTTTAGCCTTCCTAATCAAGGTGTGGATACTGCGGTCATAGACTTTCACTTGGGAGTCCTGTTGGATAAATATACAAAGCTTACTTTTAGCATGATGTACTGCAGTATCCATAATGCTCTGTTAATAACTTGGATCCATTTTTTTTGAATACATTACCGTGCTGAACATTGAAGCATGCTGCATATTTATAAATCTTTACAACTGTTATCTCTGTTAATTGTGAGAATCAAATGAACTTTGATATGACAGAGAAATGTGAATACTTACAAATTTGATGACTCTGTCATAGAAACAAATGTGATTGTAGATGCTGTTGTCATCAACATCTTTACAACTGTCATGGACACAAATCCAGAGACAAACAATGTTATTAAGCGTAGGTTATAATGATATATAATGTTATTTGGCAATAACAACATATCCTATTCGTCAGAGCAGTCATTATAGAGTGGTAACACAGGCCTTCTTAATATATCAATGCACATTAGAATAGTTGCCCAACCctcccccacaaacacacacaaatgctctctctctctctctctctctctctctctctgtctctctctctctctgtctctctctctctctctctctctctctctctctctctctctctctctctctctctctctctctctctctctctctctctctgtctctctctctgtctctctctctctctctctcattaatatgtgaattataattaatggacatttttgtaagaaaaatcaagtctgaaatttgcTAGATCATGCACACCTCAGGGTTACAAATGAATCAAACTCACCTTAAAACTATAAAGGTATCCTGAATATCAACCTCAACATCCTTGGGGTTTTGCACCATGAAATTAATGATGACATATTTTTTCCGGTCATACCATAGAGCCTGTGCTCCTTGACTATTGTTAGAAGCAGAGAAAACATAATGAACATATTGTTATATTGCATTTGTAGATGTAATCTGTCAAATGAGAAAAAGGCTTCACAGCAATACAGTACATACCAGTCCTCTGGCCTGGGAAGGTTTTTCGGTAACATAGCCATCTTGTTGGTTCTTTGTTGATTCTAGGGAGATAATACGCTCTTGGACATTTATAGTTCTTTTGTGGTTGACTGACAGAGCAAGTAGCCTACTCAGAATAGTTTGCAGCCTATTTGTTAGGCCCTGCACTATTTTTAGATCAGATGTTATCAGCTGCTCGAGCTACatatctctcccccctttctctataGGCTGTAGTGGAACTCTCTGGAAAGAAGGGGCATTTTCAGTTTTCACTCTAGGACCACCCCACCTTCTGTGAACTCATctccattgcttgctgtttggggttttaggctgggtttctgttacagcactttgtgacatctgctgatgtaaacagggctttataaatacatgtgattgtTTGATGGGGGAGGGAGATGAAAAGCTTGCCGGAAGAAAGACAGAAACTGAAAGCTGcttcatttctttctttttttcaatcttttattttttgttaacaatacaaaacatatacATACAAACGACATCGCAcaaacatcaactacatcacccctgcccaggcccacatgctcacacacacatctccGACGCctgcatcaccccccccccccccccccccaccaccacatggccacaaactgcaccattttattTCTGTGATATTCTACTTTTTGTAGAATAAGTTACATTTTCTTCCATATAGTGTTCTCAACTATGAAGTAGGTttaatgttcttagctttatcctttgaaaatGGACACGTGAAAAGATTCTGGGGATGAACATGtgcatcttcaatatgtaccccAATATGTTCCTCTTTAGTGTATTTAACTATATGTAGCAAGTTAAAGCCTTGGGTGgcgagttgatacaattccaagtctggaaggttaaaaccaccctcagacttagGAAGATGTAAAACTTTCCTTTTTTTTCTATGAGTTTTATTTGTCCATATAAAGTCTTATGACTGAGTATaccttttaaaatgatttatTTGGTGGAGTAGTTGGTATTACTGAGAATAGGCATAACAACTTTCGGAGCCATGCCATTCTGAAGAGGTCTACTCTACCTGTCAGATTTATGGTAAGATTGTTCCATTTAATTAGGTCTGCTTTCATTTTGTTGAGTAATGGGATAAAGTTCTCTTTATATATTTGTTTGTTGTCACTTATTAAGCATCCTAAGTATTTGGTCTTTTTTGTGGTCCACTTAAAGGATTGTTGTTGGCACGTTCTTTTTCGACGCACATCTGTATCCTTTTCTTTGAAGATTATTACTGGTTTGGCATGTTTTGTGAGCCCTGTGAGATGTTTACCAGGTTTATTTGCCATTAACTAGTATgctttatttgagtttaacctgtAGTTGTTGGCTATCTTCAAAAGTAAAATATCATATTCCTGCTATAACCCATTCTCGCTTGAAAAGTATTTTCAGAGGCTTTTATTTAGAAGGCAGAAGCTGAAATCGGAAATACTAGCTACTGTTGCTTTTGTTTCTTTGCTGACAAAATAACGCAGAAAGTTCTGGCTATTGAGCTACTGCATAGACCAGTTAGTTTAGTAAACTCATCCATATTACAGGGATCTAAAATAGAGCTACTGAGTGTACCCTGGATTTATGACATTATACTTCTTTAAAAAGGTGCATTACGCAGAAATAGCTCCACCATTTCCATGTTCCTAATTTCTAATAGTTcgcttaatttcagtttatgtgacaaaacaagcaagtatagtgtagagaatcattgtagcgTCTAAACTGCGGTGAAATATATTTACCATaacaaaaaatattgtattttcagctgtttaaagcttgtgtacaaaaccgaaagtaaaaatgCTGAAATTCTACTTAAGCGCAGGAAgaatagaaatagtgcacatagcaCAGATCTACCACtgcttagacttgctttcaatgagaatggcagATCTATGACTGACACTTCTATGTCAATTTAGccgggttgcccaaaaagttacatattgcagctttaaatatgGCGTTTCAGTGTCAAAAAAAGGACTTTTACATGTAAGAGGTTTGAGAGAGAGTAACATAATATTTGTTTGTCTTGTGCTTTTTTAAGACTTAGCTGGCACAGTCAGGAGCTTGCTAGCTGAAAAGGTGCTAGCTGAAAAGTAACAAGCCAACATTAGCCTACAGTTagcatgagctagctagctagctaacgttcttACAGTAACTTGTCCTCTTTTTGTGTGTAGCCtactttagttagctagctagttgttgACAGGCAGAGTGAGAAATTTCTTACACAATGTCTAGTCTTCCAATGCCATGAAGAAATGTCAATCAAAAAGCACGTTAGCCACACaataaatctagctagctagccagacctAACAGACATGTGTCTAGTTGTGTTTAACGTCCCAACGCACGTGCTCATCCAATGACATTTTGTGAGTAGTGACTGCACATTGAAATTAAGAATATGTCTGATTTTTCCTTGACAACTTTATGCATGCAGTAGCCTAATCGCAGTTAGATGTGTGCATTTGGGCGAGAGTCCTTGGCATAAATTAGGTGTTTTCAACTGACCATcatcataattttgatgtctttcTCTCTGCAATTTGTCACCTCAGTGGTGGCCTGCTCACCTGGTGAACTGAAAGAAGAAATCAGTTGGAAGAAAGAAACAGTTCAAGGCTTCAATGTCAAGCTCCAACACACCATATTGTTTCCTGAGGGAGGTGGTCCGGTAAATACAGGAAGGCCAGAATGCATCAACTCTATCATCTTTGAAGTCACTgaactacctctctctttctggtgAGATAAGGATGGGGACATTGTTGAGGTGGGCTGGAAGTGGTAGGACACAGGCTAACACCAAGTATCTTCCATCACCAGCCAGATGACCACGGGCTGATTGGGGATGTGCCGGTGCTGCAGGTGACATGGCAGGGGGCTGAGGCTTTGCACTTTGTGGGTTCAGCCCTAAAGGTGGGCCAGGAGGTGCAACTGAAGGTGGACTGGGAGCGGATGTTTGACCACATGCAGCAACACTTAGGTATGATCAGGGACAGGCTTACCTTATGTGTAGTGCAGAACCATGCAATTCAGCTTCTCAGAAACCATTACATGTtggcaggggtgcaactttcactggggatggggGGACATGTTCCcccacattttgaaattgcatttatgcccccccccccccccccccccagttttatcaatggaatgtgatacaaaacgaggacTCTATGTGCTTTAGGgacatgcggacgcctccgagcagtatggtaggctgtttggagtgtttatctgacAGAACATAAGAATTATAtctcccccacttctaaaaccaaagttgcgcccctgcgtTTTGCTATTTATGCAATATGATTAAGCGGTGCATTCAGGTGCAACTTTTTTAAGTGTACTTGAAGGTACAGTTGCATAAATACTGCCTTATTTTTACTTGGTCCTTAGGCCAACATCTAATCACAGCTATTGCAGATTCCATGTTTGTGTACAAGACCACATCCTCGTAAGCATGCAGAAAGCACATTGATTTCAGTGCCTGCACTTGTACACTAAAGTAATGCATTGGTTGACCACTAAATTAAGGGACCATTTCTGCACCGATCTTTCTCTTCCATTGGCATGTTACAGGGAGATAGGGCGTCAGCGCAGCACCATAGAGCTGGATACCACATGAAGCCGGCCTCAGATGGAGGCCCTGGAGGCAGCAGTCAGTGAGAAGATTCGTGCTCATGTCCCCATCACTATTCAGGTCCTCTGCTCAGACGACCCTGCATTGGAAAAAGTGGGCATCGTGCATATAGTGTAAACACTCAAACATGCACCAGAGAAAAGATTATCAGTTTAATACAAGTCACTACTCTGCCGCATTATTTCTCTATATTTCACGTCACTTGCCAAAGCTTTCCTTGTGATGTATTAACCCATGATCTGTGTATAGGGAATACTGTACATTTAAACTCGTCATGTTGTATATCTACCAGGTGAGGAGTCGTGGTCTCCTGGACAATGCAGCAGGGCCTATCCCACCTCCTCTCCTACTTTGCTGATGGATTTAATATGCAATACGATATAGCTCACTTCTTATGTTTTTATGTGGCTTTATGGATGCAATTGTCACACCctggtctgtttcacctgtctttgtgattgtctccacccccctccaggtgtcgtccatcttccccattatcccctgtgtatttatacctgtggtctctgtttgtctgttgctagttcgtcttgtttgcctagtcaaccagcgtttttgtgtcAGCTCATGCTTTTccacagtctctcttttctcgtcctcctggtttttgaacCTTGCCTGTcccgaccctgtacccgcccgcctgaccactctgcctgcccctgaacctgagcctgcctgccgtcctgtacctttcccccacctctgcctgacctgaccctgagcctgcctgccgtcctgtacctttcccccacctctgcctgacctgaccctgagcctgcctgccgtcctatacctttgcccctgttgctgcaataaacattgttactttggcacggtctgcatctgggtcttaccttgatatcTGATAGCAATGCTTCTCTCACTTTTGACAGATTGAATCTGATGCGGCGATTCAATCGGTCAAAAGTGAGAGTAGCATTGCATGAACTACTAAGCTATAAATGATGTATAGAAATTATAGGGATTTTTAAATACTATACATGTGTTAAGAAATAAAGTctcaaacatttgatttgactgtgTTTGACAGAACAGGATGATCATGTGGATGCAGTGGACAAGATCCAGAAGACTGAAGGCGCTACTGAAGGTAAGCTACTGAAGGTAAGCTACTGAA
Encoded proteins:
- the LOC139580211 gene encoding putative protein PTGES3L — translated: MAMLPKNLPRPEDCQGAQALWYDRKKYVIINFMVQNPKDVEVDIQDTFIVLSCKDVDDNSIYNHICFYDRVIKFDSQVKVYDRSIHTLIRKAKENVAWPRLQKDADLKPHWMAVDFDNWKDWENEEDEGMAEYEQYFDMIQDMGNKKGGPPAMDDLDDLSD